In Salinibacterium sp. dk2585, a single window of DNA contains:
- a CDS encoding MFS transporter encodes MDPAQEGSTSQAQHDDTLAERPGWKRDVAIFLSGQTISLLGSMLVMYAVMWHLTILTGSGTVLMLSLVFGMLPQAVVSIFGGVWADRHNRKLLIMGADSAIAVATLALAFLMASGVDSLWVIYAALAVRSFFAGIQTPAVTAMIPQITPTSQLMRVNGMFQTVQAGMMLLAPAMAAVIYASMDIVAVFFIDATTALIGVGLLAFIRVPTISRSGEGDVSYFGDLVAGVRYIASNSSVKWLTALFALVMLLTGAPGYLTPLLVVREFGDEVWKLTVNELAWGVGFLAAGALVSVLGPRIRRRVLFVVLALLASAVLTAALGIAPNLLLLCFVGALVAASYSLMNAPTMTILQERVEPEMQGRVFGFVGIVMATAMPVSMVIFGPLADVWSERVVIVFAGLLLVVTLLTILSIPSARRSLAAVDAPVEA; translated from the coding sequence ATGGATCCCGCGCAGGAGGGCTCGACCTCCCAGGCACAGCACGACGACACGCTGGCTGAACGACCGGGATGGAAGCGCGACGTCGCCATCTTCCTCTCCGGCCAGACGATCTCGCTGCTCGGCTCGATGCTCGTGATGTACGCCGTCATGTGGCACCTCACGATCCTCACCGGGTCAGGCACGGTGCTCATGCTGAGCCTCGTGTTCGGAATGCTGCCGCAGGCGGTCGTGTCGATCTTCGGCGGCGTGTGGGCAGACCGGCACAATCGCAAACTGCTCATCATGGGGGCGGATTCGGCCATCGCGGTCGCGACGCTCGCGCTTGCCTTCCTGATGGCGAGCGGCGTGGACTCGCTATGGGTCATCTACGCCGCCCTCGCGGTGCGCTCCTTCTTCGCCGGCATCCAGACCCCGGCCGTGACCGCGATGATCCCCCAGATCACGCCCACCTCGCAGCTCATGCGGGTCAACGGCATGTTCCAGACGGTGCAGGCGGGGATGATGCTCCTCGCGCCCGCGATGGCCGCCGTCATCTACGCGAGCATGGACATCGTCGCCGTCTTCTTCATCGACGCGACGACGGCGCTCATCGGGGTCGGCCTGCTCGCGTTCATCCGCGTTCCGACGATCAGCCGCAGCGGGGAAGGCGACGTCAGCTACTTCGGCGACCTCGTCGCGGGCGTGCGCTACATCGCCTCGAACTCCTCAGTGAAGTGGCTCACGGCCCTCTTCGCGCTCGTCATGCTCCTCACGGGTGCGCCCGGCTACCTCACGCCCCTGCTCGTCGTGCGCGAGTTCGGTGACGAGGTGTGGAAGCTCACGGTGAACGAGCTCGCCTGGGGAGTCGGGTTCCTGGCGGCGGGCGCCTTGGTGTCGGTGCTCGGGCCGCGCATCCGTCGCCGTGTGCTCTTCGTCGTGCTTGCGCTGCTCGCGTCAGCCGTCTTGACGGCAGCGCTCGGCATCGCGCCGAACCTCCTGCTGCTCTGCTTCGTCGGCGCGCTCGTCGCGGCCAGCTACAGCCTCATGAATGCGCCCACCATGACGATCCTGCAGGAGCGTGTCGAACCCGAGATGCAGGGTCGCGTCTTTGGCTTTGTCGGCATCGTGATGGCGACGGCGATGCCCGTGTCGATGGTGATCTTCGGTCCCCTCGCCGACGTCTGGTCGGAGCGGGTCGTCATCGTGTTCGCCGGGCTGCTGCTCGTCGTGACACTGCTGACGATCCTCTCGATCCCATCGGCGAGGCGCTCGCTTGCGGCGGTCGACGCTCCCGTGGAGGCGTGA
- a CDS encoding MBL fold metallo-hydrolase: MRITKREHACLVVEDQGEQLVIDPGSFTAPLEGLDSLVAVVVTHEHPDHWTPEHLERLRSVKPAVPIYGPAGVATAAEGFDVQVVADGDEVTVGTFTLSFHGKEHAVIHRSLPIVDNVGVFVNDTLYYGGDSYTVPPKPVEVLAAPAGAPWLKIGEAMDYVAEVAPRHAFPTHQVPLSTIGQNMANQRLSAVTEDGGGSYHVLEPGDTLDA; this comes from the coding sequence ATGCGCATCACGAAACGCGAACACGCATGCCTCGTCGTCGAGGATCAGGGTGAACAGCTGGTCATCGATCCGGGCAGCTTCACTGCCCCACTGGAGGGCCTCGACTCGCTCGTCGCGGTCGTGGTCACGCACGAGCATCCCGACCATTGGACGCCCGAACACCTCGAACGCCTTCGCTCCGTGAAACCCGCGGTACCGATCTACGGGCCGGCCGGCGTGGCCACGGCGGCCGAGGGCTTCGACGTGCAGGTCGTCGCCGACGGAGACGAGGTCACAGTCGGGACGTTCACCCTCAGCTTCCATGGCAAGGAGCACGCGGTCATCCACCGCTCGCTCCCCATCGTCGACAACGTGGGCGTCTTCGTCAACGACACCCTCTACTACGGCGGGGACTCGTACACCGTGCCGCCCAAGCCCGTTGAGGTGCTCGCGGCACCGGCGGGCGCGCCGTGGCTGAAGATCGGCGAGGCGATGGACTACGTGGCGGAGGTTGCGCCCAGGCACGCCTTCCCCACCCACCAGGTGCCGCTCTCGACGATCGGCCAGAACATGGCGAACCAGCGCCTCTCCGCCGTCACGGAAGACGGCGGGGGCAGCTACCACGTGCTGGAGCCGGGCGATACGCTCGACGCCTGA